The window AGGTGAACCCGAGGTGGACGACGGGCGAACGGGGTCGACGCCCACCGCGTCCAGCCCGGCCAGCGTGTGCGAGGTCGCCGGGCCGCGGTGGGTCGCGGGCAACCGGATGGTGAACGTCGAGCCGGTGCCGACCCGCGACCACAGCGTCACCTCGCCGCCGTGGTTGGCGGCGACGTGCTTGACGATGGCCAGTCCCAGGCCGGTCCCCCCGGTCTGGCGGGAGCGGGCCGGGTCGGCCCGGAAGAACCGCTCGAAGACGCGCTCCTGCTGCGAGGCGGGGATGCCGGCGCCGCGGTCGGTGACCGCGAGCTCGACGGTGTCGTCGCGGACCACCCGGTTGATCGTCACGGGGGTGCCGGCCGGTGAGTAGTGCACCGCGTTGTCGACCAGGTTGGTCAGCGCGGTGATCAGCAGGGTCCGGTCACCACGCACGAAGATGCCCGGGGTGCCGCCGACGCCGACGGTGATCCCGGCCGCGTCGGCGATCGTGGCGGTGCGGCTGATGACCTCGTCGATGACGCCGTCGAGCCCGACGAGGGTCTGCTCCAACGACTCGTCGCCGCCGCCCTGCAGCTTCGACAGCGAGATCAGTTCCGAGACCAGCATTCCCAGCCGGGTGGACTCCTTGGCGATCTTGCTGGTGAAGTGCCGCACCGTGTCCGGGTCGTCCGCACCGTCCAGCACGGCCTCGGCGAGCAGCGAGATGGCACCGATCGGGGTCTTCAGCTCGTGCGAGACGTTGGCCACGAAATCGCGCCGGACCGCCTCGGTGCGGACCGCCGCCGACTCGTCCGCACCGATCACCAGCACGGTGTCCTCGTCGATCCGGCGGACCTCGGCGTGGACCTGGCGGGGCGCGCCGCGACCGGTCTTCTCGGTCAGGTCGACGTCGACCGGCTCCCCGGAGATCAGCGTCCGCTCGGCCGCCTCCACGATCCGCGCGTCGGCGAAACCGGCTCGGACGACACCGAGTTCGGTGGCCCGGGCGTTGGCCAGCAGCACGTGCTG is drawn from Nakamurella deserti and contains these coding sequences:
- a CDS encoding sensor histidine kinase, with translation MNTAAVVAVAVAAGLLGWLAAVLVLRRNQEDERDRTGDGDPLARAVLAGTKSGYAILDHQQHVLLANARATELGVVRAGFADARIVEAAERTLISGEPVDVDLTEKTGRGAPRQVHAEVRRIDEDTVLVIGADESAAVRTEAVRRDFVANVSHELKTPIGAISLLAEAVLDGADDPDTVRHFTSKIAKESTRLGMLVSELISLSKLQGGGDESLEQTLVGLDGVIDEVISRTATIADAAGITVGVGGTPGIFVRGDRTLLITALTNLVDNAVHYSPAGTPVTINRVVRDDTVELAVTDRGAGIPASQQERVFERFFRADPARSRQTGGTGLGLAIVKHVAANHGGEVTLWSRVGTGSTFTIRLPATHRGPATSHTLAGLDAVGVDPVRPSSTSGSPSAVIPSSVDPLTGSSPATRS